In a single window of the Panulirus ornatus isolate Po-2019 chromosome 23, ASM3632096v1, whole genome shotgun sequence genome:
- the LOC139756862 gene encoding uncharacterized protein: MKVFLVVLVSVVARAWAQDGSFVLDSRGVHVEQGLTPSPELLENHQAFSQNFKQRSEESARAYSLGEVAFNDPIPEYSWAYEVDARSTGDKKSAREERRGDVVVGQYSVNDPDGSVRVVDYSVAPGTGFQATVSKQYGVEGFQSRDQYLQESRNQFQNQQYSRNQFLNQENSDQFQQNRNQYQEGRDQFLNQQNRNQYSLNAIQYSQANNQYRQNQNQYQQNQDQQSSNQYQQNPNQYQGRRSQYQQNRNQYQQNQDQETRTQYSQNRNQYQQNQYNQINNQYQGTRNQYQQNQNQYQQRRNQYQQNFNQYQQNQNQYQQNQNQYQQNQNQYQRNINQYQLNRNQYQSSDNQYTQTNQPNEFNYNRYNSQRYGTNNNYNYNRYNQNYQRNYNNLYNRDQNQQYQLSRYSQNQYNRRDNQFNNQRTSSINQFNRNQDTRLSNQYNLNRYGSLNRVTNPLVQRLSVNRENPNQQNQDYSSVSVLLAGNRS; encoded by the exons ATgaag gtgtttctggttgtgttggtgagtgtggtggccCGAGCGTGGGCACAAGATGGCTCCTTTGTGTTGGACTCACGAGGGGTCCATGTAGAGCAGGGCCTGACGCCTTCGCCAGAGCTCCTGGAGAACCACCAAGCCTTCTCTCAGAACTTCAAACAACGTTCTGAGGAGTCGGCCAGGGCCTACAGCCTGGGCGAGGTCGCCTTTAACGACCCT ATCCCGGAGTACTCGTGGGCGTACGAGGTTGACGCCAGGTCCACTGGGGACAAGAAGTCTGCCCGGGAGGAGCGTCggggtgacgtggtggtgggtcAGTACAGCGTCAACGACCCCGACGGGTCTGTGCGTGTCGTCGACTACTCTGTGGCTCCCGGTACTGGATTCCAGGCAACTGTCAGCAAGCAATACGGTGTTGAAGGTTTCCAGAGCCGAGACCAGTACCTCCAAGAGAGCCGCAACCAGTTCCAGAACCAACAGTATAGTCGCAACCAGTTTCTCAACCAAGAGAACAGCGACCAGTTCCAGCAGAACCGGAACCAGTACCAGGAAGGCCGCGACCAGTTCCTGAACCAACAGAACCGCAACCAGTATTCTCTTAATGCCATCCAGTATTCACAGGCTAATAACCAGTACCGCCAGAACCAGAACCAGTACCAGCAGAACCAAGACCAACAGAGCAGCAACCAGTACCAACAGAACCCTAACCAGTACCAAGGCAGACGCAGCCAATACCAGCAAAACCGGAACCAGTACCAGCAGAACCAAGATCAGGAGACCCGCACCCAATATTCTCAGAACCGCAACCAATATCAACAGAACCAGTACAACCAGATCAACAACCAGTACCAAGGAACCCGCAACCAGTACCAGCAGAACCAGAACCAGTACCAACAACGACGCAACCAGTACCAACAGAACTTCAACCAGTATCAACAGAACCAGAACCAGTATCAACAGAACCAGAACCAGTATCAACAGAACCAGAACCAGTATCAACGAAACATCAACCAGTACCAGTTGAACCGTAACCAGTACCAGTCCAGTGACAACCAGTACACCCAAACTAACCAACCTAACGAGTTTAACTACAACAGGTACAACTCCCAGCGGTATGGCACCaataacaactacaactacaacagatACAACCAAAATTACCAGCGGAACTACAACAACCTGTACAACCGCGATCAGAACCAACAGTATCAACTTTCCCGGTATTCCCAGAACCAGTACAACCGTCGTGACAACCAATTCAACAACCAACGCACCTCCAGTATCAACCAGTTCAACCGCAACCAAGACACCCGCCTCAGCAACCAGTACAACCTGAACCGGTATGGTAGCCTCAACAGGGTGACGAACCCCCTGGTTCAAAGACTTTCGGTGAACCGGGAGAACCCAAACCAACAGAACCAAGATTACTCGTCTGTTAGCGTCCTTCTGGCTGGCAACCGCTCCTGA